A genomic region of Candidatus Krumholzibacteriota bacterium contains the following coding sequences:
- a CDS encoding chemotaxis protein CheW codes for METKKKFTVEGKGLQLVTFRLGSENYGIPVSKVKEIIRPIKAFPVPGMANPVSGVINLRGEIIPVLEIHSVLGVEEDPNRGNKRKKRVIILDSREGGFGFMVDEVKDVVRIDSEEIRKSPEVSSDHSFEQSVMGIAQIEGEMLICIEPEKIVEQCLDIKELFAQCMEAQQ; via the coding sequence ATGGAAACAAAGAAAAAATTCACTGTTGAGGGTAAAGGCCTGCAGCTGGTGACGTTCAGGCTCGGTAGCGAAAACTATGGTATTCCGGTCTCGAAGGTCAAGGAGATAATACGGCCTATCAAGGCTTTCCCCGTCCCGGGCATGGCAAATCCTGTTTCCGGCGTGATCAATCTCCGGGGAGAGATAATTCCCGTCCTGGAAATACATTCGGTCCTTGGAGTAGAGGAAGATCCCAACCGGGGGAATAAAAGGAAAAAGAGGGTAATAATACTGGATTCCCGGGAAGGTGGATTCGGTTTCATGGTCGATGAAGTGAAGGATGTGGTGCGGATCGATTCAGAAGAGATCAGGAAATCGCCGGAGGTGTCCAGCGATCATTCCTTTGAGCAGTCGGTCATGGGGATAGCGCAGATCGAGGGTGAGATGCTTATCTGCATCGAGCCCGAGAAGATAGTGGAACAGTGTCTTGATATTAAGGAGCTGTTCGCGCAGTGCATGGAAGCGCAGCAGTAA
- a CDS encoding aminoacyl-histidine dipeptidase produces the protein MSLGGFEPKELWKHFEKILSIPHCSGNETQLGEYFLSFAKSKGLEADKDERGNIVIRIPATKGHEKAPTIVLQGHLDMVGEKNSDVDHDFFKDPIKVQVEGEWLTAIGTTLGADNGIGLAAGLAVSEAEDLVHGPIEVLATVDEEVGLTGAAQLQPGFIKGMTLLNLDSEEIGAAYIGCAGGGDTTIKFPISLVDPPAGTKSYTVKVSGLRGGHSGIDIIEQRGNAIKVLTRILGTAMKTQPVHLAEIKGGNKRNAIPREAFAQLNVLETAVDDLASLIEDEVEKIRIELGGREKELAVTIEPSDTANPKVMDEKSQQTLIQLLLALPHGVENMSYDIEGLVETSNNLATIVTGGNEVTIGTSTRSSIKSALQALRDRISATARLAGADVVENDPYPGWMPNLDSNILKVVKKVHKDVFGKEPEMKAIHAGLECGIIGEKYPGMDMVSFGPWIEHPHSPEERVNIPSVETFWILLGAVLKELA, from the coding sequence ATGTCGTTGGGCGGATTTGAACCAAAAGAACTCTGGAAGCATTTTGAAAAGATCCTCAGCATCCCGCATTGTTCGGGTAATGAGACTCAACTGGGAGAATACTTTCTTTCCTTCGCCAAAAGCAAGGGGCTTGAAGCGGATAAAGATGAAAGAGGCAATATAGTCATAAGGATCCCCGCTACTAAAGGACACGAGAAAGCTCCGACGATCGTGCTCCAAGGACATCTCGATATGGTTGGAGAAAAGAATTCCGATGTGGATCATGATTTTTTCAAGGATCCGATAAAGGTCCAGGTAGAGGGAGAATGGCTTACCGCGATAGGTACGACTCTAGGCGCTGATAACGGTATCGGTCTTGCCGCCGGCCTGGCAGTATCGGAAGCTGAAGATCTCGTCCACGGACCTATCGAAGTGCTTGCCACTGTCGATGAAGAGGTAGGACTTACAGGCGCCGCTCAGCTTCAGCCAGGTTTTATAAAGGGTATGACCCTGCTTAATCTTGACAGCGAGGAGATCGGGGCGGCATATATCGGTTGCGCCGGCGGCGGGGACACCACGATCAAATTCCCCATCTCGCTGGTCGATCCTCCGGCTGGCACGAAAAGTTATACAGTCAAGGTGTCGGGACTCAGGGGAGGACATTCAGGAATAGATATAATTGAACAGCGCGGCAACGCGATCAAGGTTCTGACGCGGATACTGGGAACCGCGATGAAGACGCAACCGGTACATCTGGCAGAGATAAAGGGCGGGAACAAGAGAAACGCGATCCCGCGCGAAGCGTTCGCGCAGTTGAATGTACTCGAAACGGCCGTTGACGACCTTGCCAGCCTGATAGAGGACGAGGTCGAAAAGATCAGGATCGAGCTTGGCGGCAGGGAAAAAGAGCTCGCAGTTACCATCGAGCCGTCCGATACTGCCAATCCGAAGGTGATGGATGAAAAGAGCCAGCAGACGCTCATACAGCTTCTCCTTGCTCTTCCGCACGGTGTCGAGAATATGAGTTATGATATCGAAGGACTGGTGGAGACATCGAATAACCTTGCTACGATAGTGACAGGCGGCAATGAGGTGACTATCGGGACTTCTACCAGGTCATCGATCAAATCGGCTCTTCAGGCTCTGAGGGACAGGATCTCGGCGACAGCCCGCCTGGCAGGTGCCGACGTGGTAGAGAACGATCCATATCCCGGTTGGATGCCGAATCTTGATTCCAATATCCTCAAGGTAGTGAAAAAGGTGCATAAGGATGTCTTCGGCAAGGAACCGGAGATGAAGGCGATCCACGCGGGGCTCGAGTGTGGAATAATCGGAGAGAAGTATCCCGGAATGGATATGGTCTCCTTCGGTCCATGGATAGAGCACCCTCATTCTCCCGAAGAGAGGGTGAATATTCCGTCAGTGGAGACATTCTGGATTCTTCTTGGCGCGGTTCTGAAGGAACTGGCGTGA
- a CDS encoding YjbQ family protein: MLREISVTTGKRNEMLDITGEIESAVSESGVREGVCHIFVPHTTAAVTINEKADPDVARDISSTLEKIVPAGWGYRHGEGNSDSHIKSSLVGSSEWTIITEGRLLLGVWQAVFFCEFDGPRKRKCYIRISKDG, encoded by the coding sequence ATGCTGCGCGAAATATCGGTAACTACCGGAAAGAGAAATGAGATGCTCGATATCACCGGAGAGATAGAGTCTGCCGTCTCCGAAAGCGGGGTAAGGGAGGGAGTATGCCATATATTTGTCCCGCACACGACAGCAGCAGTAACTATAAACGAAAAAGCCGACCCGGATGTCGCGCGTGACATCTCATCCACTCTCGAAAAAATAGTCCCCGCCGGATGGGGATACCGGCATGGGGAGGGAAATTCAGACTCGCATATCAAATCTTCACTGGTCGGATCATCGGAATGGACGATCATCACCGAAGGCCGGCTGCTGCTCGGAGTGTGGCAGGCTGTTTTTTTCTGCGAGTTCGACGGTCCGAGAAAAAGAAAGTGCTATATACGGATCTCGAAGGACGGTTGA
- a CDS encoding PAS domain S-box protein, producing the protein MSTDEKRIDIDNASGPRQRDDRVAPRYGQAGENTELSAVIRIINAIGSQTDLEDILSTITVEMSRILDFDIGCVAVYDKDKNCLFLRHVYRKNGDKRGEGRYVPLDESNLVGWVAINRTPVLRSNIPADQRFSEIMKEDLLKSDIVVPLITKNALIGTVNFGSFKEDNYSLTDLDLLIRFSELTSIAIEKAALLQDLKGLGEKYQILMKTADDLIMLLDISGVIIECNDAVKKIFGYSKNEVIGRVPSDFAVPERREAVVQNFGKVMRGEITKAVEIPYLRKNGETVYLDFNFSVIGIKSHPYLLVVGHDVTDRKMLEDRITIQNRELTESNRKLMELDQLKSEFLGRISHELRTPLSVIMAYTDTLLNDSALPVDHETSKEFLEIIDMQSKDLLKLINDLLDLSKLEVSETMLDITESCINEVTSAAVTITKPFAVQKNVRIIIDLDDSIPIMRFDPLRVKQVVVNLINNAIKFTPGGKNVLISTSRAEADAIVTVCDDGPGIDMKNAASIFDNFTQVDGSSSRSSNGLGIGLRLVKHYIELHKGNVWVESEKDKGATFYFSLPLTANFQPEKTKIAIR; encoded by the coding sequence TTGAGTACAGACGAGAAAAGGATCGATATTGATAATGCATCCGGCCCGCGGCAGCGTGATGACCGGGTAGCGCCCCGGTACGGGCAAGCCGGGGAGAACACAGAGCTATCCGCGGTAATCAGGATCATAAACGCTATAGGTTCGCAGACTGATCTTGAAGATATTCTTTCAACGATCACGGTAGAGATGTCAAGGATCCTTGATTTTGATATCGGATGCGTCGCGGTATATGACAAAGACAAGAACTGCCTGTTCCTGAGGCATGTTTACAGAAAAAATGGGGACAAGAGAGGTGAGGGGCGATATGTCCCACTGGATGAATCAAACCTCGTGGGCTGGGTCGCTATAAACAGGACGCCCGTTCTGAGAAGTAATATCCCGGCTGATCAGCGGTTCAGTGAGATCATGAAGGAGGATCTGCTTAAATCGGATATCGTAGTTCCTCTTATTACTAAAAACGCCCTCATCGGAACTGTCAATTTTGGTTCATTCAAAGAAGATAACTATTCTCTCACCGACCTCGATCTGCTCATCAGATTCAGCGAACTGACCTCTATCGCCATCGAAAAGGCAGCGCTTTTACAGGATCTGAAGGGTCTTGGGGAGAAGTATCAGATTCTGATGAAGACTGCCGATGACCTGATCATGCTTCTTGATATATCAGGAGTGATAATCGAATGCAACGACGCGGTCAAAAAGATATTCGGATATTCAAAGAATGAGGTGATTGGCAGGGTCCCCTCTGATTTTGCCGTACCAGAGCGTAGGGAGGCAGTAGTACAGAATTTTGGCAAGGTCATGCGGGGAGAGATCACAAAAGCGGTGGAGATACCCTACCTTAGAAAAAATGGTGAGACAGTCTACCTTGATTTCAATTTCAGCGTCATCGGAATAAAGAGCCATCCGTATCTCCTCGTTGTCGGACATGACGTGACTGACAGAAAGATGCTTGAAGACAGGATCACCATACAGAATCGCGAATTGACAGAGAGCAACAGAAAACTGATGGAACTCGATCAACTCAAGAGCGAGTTTCTCGGGAGAATAAGCCATGAATTGCGGACTCCTCTTTCGGTGATCATGGCCTATACGGATACTCTTTTGAACGACAGCGCCTTGCCGGTCGATCACGAGACAAGCAAGGAATTTCTCGAGATAATCGACATGCAATCGAAAGATCTTCTGAAACTGATAAACGATCTTCTCGATCTGTCCAAACTGGAAGTGTCGGAAACGATGCTCGACATAACCGAAAGCTGCATCAACGAAGTGACGTCTGCCGCGGTCACTATAACAAAACCGTTTGCTGTTCAGAAGAATGTCAGGATCATAATCGATCTTGATGACTCGATCCCTATTATGAGATTCGACCCCCTGCGAGTGAAACAGGTCGTCGTGAACCTGATCAATAACGCGATAAAATTCACTCCTGGTGGAAAGAATGTCTTGATATCGACCTCCAGGGCTGAAGCAGACGCGATAGTGACTGTTTGTGATGATGGTCCCGGTATAGACATGAAGAATGCCGCCTCGATTTTTGACAACTTCACCCAGGTGGATGGAAGCAGTTCGAGATCGTCAAACGGATTGGGCATAGGCCTCCGCCTGGTGAAGCATTATATCGAACTTCACAAGGGGAATGTCTGGGTGGAAAGTGAAAAAGACAAGGGCGCGACTTTCTATTTCTCCCTGCCGCTCACGGCGAACTTTCAACCTGAAAAAACGAAAATTGCGATTCGATAA
- a CDS encoding methyl-accepting chemotaxis protein, giving the protein MIRFNPKRTLSSKVFVTMSLVSLLICAGMSFSLFRLSGNSTRDTLVEVQADISGLINEAAALIDGSESQEDLALAYAELKARHGSLDRIDLIDRGGKTILSMSGMEFSDEKANADRTATDDEARAEGQSYEIPLGGKEHLTLKIWTYDSSGRAFAFSAFIRIILVTGISLFIVFAFFYCQIHYMIKKPVRQLLEASRVLATNAGDLTTKININSDGELGRLGATLNEMFSNISGIINIIRSTSDKVNFSAQSLSASTEQMNSITEETSMTVQKIAKSTDLQAQKVEDTIREIKNMERSVKQVANSAELAASAATNASETAIKGGESAEKAVQKINTIYDVTKESSVIIRHLGERSNQIGEIVDVITDIADQTNMLALNAAIEAARAGEAGRGFAVVADEVKKLAEGSAKAAEEIAVLIRKTQDDTQTAVQSIELGSKEVAEGKEVITRTGESLNEIVEVLKSSSDMARRISAATKELSRGMKNVISSIDEISSSAEKNASSTQETAASMEQMTSSMEDVASSAQKLSDMAIQLREHVGRFKITMIDKVDEAVIVS; this is encoded by the coding sequence ATGATTCGTTTCAATCCGAAAAGGACACTCAGCAGCAAGGTCTTTGTGACAATGTCGCTGGTGTCTCTTTTGATATGCGCGGGGATGTCGTTTTCGTTGTTCAGGTTGTCAGGCAACTCGACCAGAGACACCCTGGTTGAAGTCCAGGCAGATATTTCAGGGCTGATAAACGAGGCGGCCGCCCTGATCGATGGAAGCGAATCGCAGGAAGATCTTGCCCTGGCCTATGCCGAATTGAAGGCCCGGCATGGATCGCTCGATCGAATCGACCTGATCGACCGAGGCGGAAAAACCATCCTGTCCATGTCTGGAATGGAATTCAGCGACGAAAAGGCAAACGCCGACAGAACAGCAACAGACGATGAGGCAAGGGCTGAAGGCCAGAGCTACGAAATACCGCTTGGAGGAAAAGAGCATCTTACGCTTAAGATATGGACTTATGACAGTTCCGGCAGGGCGTTCGCTTTTTCGGCGTTTATAAGGATAATTCTCGTCACTGGGATATCCCTCTTCATCGTATTCGCTTTCTTCTATTGCCAGATCCATTACATGATCAAGAAACCGGTCAGGCAGCTGCTTGAAGCCAGCCGGGTGCTTGCCACTAACGCGGGAGATCTGACCACGAAGATCAATATAAACTCTGACGGCGAGCTGGGGAGGCTGGGAGCGACTCTGAACGAAATGTTCTCCAATATATCAGGGATAATAAATATCATAAGGTCTACTTCGGACAAAGTGAATTTTTCCGCCCAAAGCCTTTCCGCTTCCACCGAACAGATGAATTCGATTACCGAAGAGACTTCAATGACGGTCCAGAAGATCGCCAAGTCGACTGATCTTCAGGCCCAGAAGGTGGAAGACACGATAAGAGAGATCAAGAATATGGAGCGTTCGGTCAAGCAGGTCGCGAACAGCGCCGAACTGGCAGCCTCGGCCGCCACAAACGCTTCCGAAACGGCTATCAAGGGTGGAGAATCTGCCGAAAAAGCCGTTCAGAAGATCAACACGATCTATGACGTGACCAAAGAATCTTCAGTGATCATAAGGCATCTGGGCGAAAGATCGAACCAGATCGGGGAGATCGTTGATGTAATCACCGATATAGCGGACCAGACTAATATGCTCGCGCTCAACGCGGCGATCGAGGCGGCAAGAGCCGGCGAGGCGGGAAGAGGGTTCGCGGTGGTGGCCGATGAAGTAAAAAAACTCGCCGAAGGCAGCGCGAAGGCCGCGGAAGAGATAGCAGTCCTTATAAGAAAGACCCAGGATGACACGCAAACCGCCGTTCAGAGCATAGAACTTGGCTCAAAAGAAGTTGCGGAGGGTAAAGAAGTGATCACCAGGACCGGTGAATCTCTCAACGAGATCGTGGAAGTGTTGAAAAGTTCAAGCGACATGGCCAGGCGTATTTCAGCCGCGACCAAGGAACTGAGCCGTGGAATGAAGAATGTGATCAGCTCGATCGATGAGATCTCTTCAAGCGCGGAGAAGAACGCGTCGTCGACGCAGGAGACTGCCGCTTCGATGGAGCAGATGACTTCGAGCATGGAAGACGTGGCTTCCTCCGCGCAAAAGCTCAGCGATATGGCTATCCAGCTCAGAGAACACGTGGGCCGGTTTAAAATCACCATGATCGATAAGGTAGATGAAGCAGTGATCGTAAGCTGA
- a CDS encoding PhzF family phenazine biosynthesis protein, which yields MPRLTIKQVDAFTTSPFCGNPAGVITDADGLTSDDMLKIAGEMNLAETAFVTMPSSPESMFRIRYFTPTEEVDLSGHVTIACCYALIEDMRIDLRNGKTTVGFETNVGNISVEIDFSLGTISGDSGDSIEIETANGRGTLHKIMMRQTISDFHPSIVPLDLLSDILGLEKNDILGTGLSVEVISTGLHQLMVPVQKKETIQNLNPDLIKLGLMNKKYGIDTNHIFTLDTFNEDSVTYSRHFAPAVGMWEDPATGTAAAGLATYLLRHGIVSSDSMIMEQGRETDNQAKILVETDNTSECDTVKIGGLAVTSIVRELVIENEMIDIS from the coding sequence ATGCCAAGATTAACGATCAAACAGGTTGATGCTTTTACAACTAGTCCGTTCTGTGGTAATCCGGCTGGTGTCATAACCGATGCGGACGGGTTGACATCGGATGATATGCTTAAGATCGCGGGTGAGATGAACCTTGCCGAGACAGCTTTCGTTACAATGCCTTCGTCACCTGAATCAATGTTCAGAATCAGGTATTTCACTCCCACCGAAGAAGTGGACCTGAGCGGTCACGTAACTATAGCATGTTGTTACGCTCTTATAGAAGATATGAGGATCGATCTCAGGAACGGAAAGACCACCGTCGGATTTGAGACGAACGTCGGCAATATTTCCGTGGAAATCGATTTTTCCCTCGGGACGATTTCCGGCGACTCGGGCGATTCGATCGAGATCGAGACTGCCAACGGGAGGGGAACGCTCCACAAGATAATGATGAGACAGACTATCTCCGATTTTCATCCATCGATCGTCCCTCTCGATCTCCTTTCAGACATACTCGGACTGGAGAAAAACGATATACTTGGCACCGGGCTGAGCGTCGAAGTCATATCAACCGGGCTTCATCAGCTGATGGTCCCCGTACAGAAAAAAGAGACGATACAGAACCTCAACCCCGATCTCATCAAACTCGGCCTGATGAATAAAAAGTACGGTATCGATACGAATCATATCTTCACCCTCGACACTTTCAATGAAGATTCGGTGACCTACTCGAGGCATTTCGCTCCCGCGGTAGGGATGTGGGAAGATCCGGCGACCGGTACGGCCGCGGCAGGACTGGCGACTTATCTTCTCAGGCATGGTATCGTCAGTTCTGATTCAATGATTATGGAGCAGGGGCGTGAAACCGATAATCAGGCGAAGATCCTCGTCGAGACGGATAACACAAGCGAATGCGATACGGTAAAGATCGGCGGACTTGCCGTCACGTCGATAGTGAGAGAACTGGTCATTGAGAACGAGATGATAGATATATCCTGA
- a CDS encoding protein-glutamate O-methyltransferase CheR, translating into MEQKESVLEINELTWYINSRYGIDLSMYRTTCMKRRIMHRIQMVGCDSIDEYFIYLNEHPEEIERLKDIVTIHVTGFFRDEDVFRKLETVLFPELIGRKKENGGVVRIWSAGCSTGDETYSLAILMDYLLSKYSPGMELEVFGTDISEESTKTARAGLYSEEKITRVPAQMKSVAFEPEDGMFRISNRIRRSVKFRVHDLFSPPPFSLLDLIVCRNVLIHFEHDIRGQVISRFHSALSDEGLLILGKSEALESGSGDQFEIVDPRNKIFRKLIVKKDAESSNQTQGGK; encoded by the coding sequence ATGGAGCAGAAAGAAAGCGTTCTCGAGATCAATGAACTGACCTGGTATATCAACTCCCGCTACGGGATCGATCTGTCGATGTACAGGACTACCTGTATGAAGAGAAGGATCATGCACAGGATCCAGATGGTGGGGTGCGACAGCATCGACGAGTATTTCATCTACCTTAACGAACATCCGGAAGAAATCGAAAGACTGAAGGATATAGTTACGATCCACGTGACAGGGTTTTTCAGGGACGAGGATGTCTTTCGCAAGCTGGAAACGGTCTTATTCCCTGAACTGATCGGAAGAAAAAAAGAAAACGGCGGAGTCGTCAGGATCTGGAGCGCCGGGTGCTCGACCGGGGATGAGACGTACAGCCTCGCCATCCTTATGGATTATCTGCTCAGTAAATATTCGCCGGGAATGGAACTGGAAGTATTCGGGACCGATATATCCGAAGAATCGACAAAGACTGCCAGGGCAGGTCTTTATTCCGAAGAAAAGATCACGCGGGTTCCCGCTCAGATGAAATCGGTGGCGTTTGAACCGGAAGACGGGATGTTCAGGATCTCCAACCGGATAAGAAGATCGGTAAAATTCCGAGTCCATGATCTCTTTTCACCGCCGCCATTTTCCCTGCTGGACCTGATCGTCTGCAGAAATGTCCTTATTCATTTCGAGCATGATATACGGGGGCAGGTCATTTCCAGGTTTCACAGCGCTCTCAGCGATGAAGGGCTGCTTATCCTCGGCAAGAGTGAGGCTCTTGAATCCGGTTCAGGAGATCAGTTCGAGATCGTCGATCCAAGAAACAAGATTTTCAGGAAGCTTATAGTCAAGAAAGATGCAGAAAGTTCAAATCAGACCCAGGGAGGAAAATAA
- a CDS encoding tryptophanase gives MSDITDYFIGKFKDGLSMESEMPRYFRPRPYRNAAVRLRNCSIDEFEKRRDILVKEAGLNTFLFRADMIPGCDLLSDSGTTTMTIEQWAAMMTGDEAYGSNEGYFELKEQIGRTFGPGWIDDDSRGGSSENLFLFHQGRAAENAFFSVLKDHLRSREQSPASNLSGDLLRELKERVESKIVSMSGEKAAQTGALSIIPSNSHFDTTQGNIENKGMIPLNMPCGEHLAQDESFLFRGNMDVGELENLLANDGARVPLVYLTITNNTGGGQPVSMANIAEIRKITKKYKTPFFFDACRFAENAWFIKKNEKAYSDRSITEIVHEMFSHVDGFHISLKKDGLVNMGGALIVKSKSLFTDRYPDFSEGLTDYQIMAEGHPTYGGLTGRDLKAISEGLRTVVREEYLAARVGQVERFGAQLVKLGIPVIRPIGGHAVYIDVDRFFDMKAVDDDFKGISMAALILIAGHRVCELGLYAFGSYKDGTESPPNPRVNYIRAAVPRLAYEDQDLFSLAEVVRVISENRDMVPGVNIEYGRDLSMRHFKSRFSFK, from the coding sequence ATGTCTGACATTACTGATTATTTTATCGGGAAATTCAAAGATGGTCTCTCCATGGAAAGTGAAATGCCACGGTATTTCCGTCCCCGCCCGTACAGAAACGCAGCTGTACGGCTGAGAAACTGTTCAATCGATGAATTCGAGAAGAGAAGGGATATCCTCGTAAAGGAAGCCGGCCTTAATACCTTTCTTTTCAGGGCAGATATGATCCCGGGATGCGATCTTCTCTCGGATTCGGGGACGACCACCATGACGATAGAACAGTGGGCGGCGATGATGACCGGTGATGAAGCGTACGGCTCGAACGAAGGTTATTTCGAATTGAAGGAACAGATAGGCCGGACATTCGGACCAGGATGGATCGATGATGATTCCCGCGGGGGATCATCGGAAAATCTTTTTCTTTTTCACCAGGGCAGAGCGGCAGAGAACGCTTTCTTTTCCGTTCTTAAAGATCATCTGCGCTCAAGGGAGCAAAGCCCAGCGAGTAATCTCTCCGGAGACCTGCTGAGGGAACTGAAGGAAAGAGTCGAGTCGAAGATTGTGTCGATGTCGGGTGAAAAAGCCGCTCAGACGGGTGCGCTGAGTATAATTCCGAGCAATTCTCATTTTGACACTACCCAGGGAAATATCGAAAACAAGGGGATGATACCCCTCAATATGCCCTGCGGGGAACATCTCGCCCAGGATGAGAGTTTTCTTTTCCGCGGGAATATGGATGTCGGGGAACTGGAAAACCTTCTGGCAAACGATGGGGCGAGAGTCCCACTCGTATATCTTACCATAACGAACAATACCGGTGGAGGACAGCCGGTATCGATGGCGAATATAGCCGAGATAAGGAAGATCACCAAAAAATACAAGACTCCGTTTTTCTTCGACGCTTGCAGATTTGCGGAAAATGCCTGGTTTATCAAGAAGAACGAAAAGGCTTATTCCGACCGGTCGATAACGGAAATTGTCCACGAGATGTTCAGTCATGTCGACGGTTTTCACATAAGCCTTAAAAAAGACGGACTTGTCAATATGGGAGGCGCCCTGATCGTCAAGAGTAAAAGCCTCTTTACCGATAGATACCCCGATTTTTCCGAGGGACTTACAGATTACCAGATAATGGCCGAGGGGCATCCGACATATGGAGGATTGACCGGGAGGGACCTCAAAGCGATCAGTGAAGGACTCCGAACGGTCGTCCGGGAGGAATACCTCGCCGCGAGGGTCGGCCAGGTGGAGAGGTTCGGGGCTCAACTGGTCAAGCTGGGAATTCCCGTGATAAGACCGATCGGTGGCCACGCAGTATATATCGATGTCGATCGGTTCTTCGACATGAAGGCGGTCGATGATGATTTCAAGGGGATCTCGATGGCCGCGTTGATCCTGATCGCCGGACACAGGGTATGTGAACTGGGCCTTTATGCTTTCGGCAGCTACAAGGACGGCACAGAATCTCCTCCCAATCCCCGCGTCAACTATATAAGGGCTGCTGTTCCCAGGCTGGCATATGAGGATCAGGACCTCTTTTCTCTCGCCGAGGTAGTAAGGGTGATCTCGGAGAACAGGGATATGGTCCCTGGAGTGAATATCGAATATGGACGCGACCTGAGCATGAGGCATTTCAAAAGCAGGTTTTCATTTAAATGA
- the trpS gene encoding tryptophan--tRNA ligase, which translates to MSVKRVTSGMRPTGSMHLGNLLGALNNWVDLQDKYECFFFIVDWHALTTPGGGGAVGYENVGELRNNVREIAIDWIAGGLDPDKASIFIQSHVPEVAELHLLFSMITPIGWLERNPTFREMVQGYKIESPSYGLMGYPTLQAADILAYKGDFVPVGKDQEVHVNMTRDLGQRFNSLFGKDVFPITEALLTEVPKVPGIDSVEKKMSKSSGNYIALSFSEEETLQKIKNMFTDPVKIRKDDPGHPDGCVVFAFHDIYNKAGLPGIRIECENGERGCVQCKKELAEKMNGALRPVREKRKELEENPGTISEILRSGAEKAEKIARATLEEVREVMNLPTRERL; encoded by the coding sequence TTGAGCGTAAAAAGGGTCACCAGCGGGATGAGGCCCACTGGAAGCATGCATCTTGGCAACCTGCTCGGAGCGCTGAATAACTGGGTCGATCTTCAGGACAAGTACGAGTGTTTTTTCTTCATAGTCGACTGGCACGCCCTGACGACTCCCGGTGGTGGAGGAGCTGTCGGATATGAGAATGTCGGGGAACTGCGGAACAATGTCAGGGAGATCGCGATAGACTGGATCGCCGGTGGGCTTGACCCGGACAAAGCTTCAATATTCATACAATCTCATGTTCCGGAAGTAGCCGAACTTCACCTTCTTTTTTCCATGATCACCCCGATAGGCTGGCTCGAAAGAAATCCGACTTTCAGGGAAATGGTCCAGGGATACAAGATCGAATCTCCCAGTTATGGATTGATGGGCTACCCGACCTTACAGGCAGCTGACATCCTCGCGTACAAGGGCGATTTCGTGCCTGTCGGCAAGGATCAGGAAGTCCACGTGAATATGACGAGGGATCTGGGACAGAGGTTCAACAGTCTCTTCGGAAAAGACGTCTTTCCCATTACGGAAGCGCTCCTGACCGAAGTTCCCAAAGTTCCCGGCATTGACAGCGTGGAAAAGAAGATGAGCAAGAGCTCAGGGAACTACATAGCCCTCTCTTTCTCCGAAGAGGAGACGTTGCAGAAGATCAAAAACATGTTTACTGATCCGGTAAAGATAAGAAAAGACGATCCCGGCCATCCTGACGGCTGCGTAGTCTTCGCTTTCCACGACATCTATAATAAAGCCGGACTCCCGGGGATCAGGATCGAATGTGAAAATGGTGAGAGGGGATGCGTCCAGTGCAAGAAGGAGCTTGCCGAGAAGATGAATGGCGCTCTCAGGCCTGTGCGTGAAAAAAGAAAAGAACTCGAGGAAAACCCCGGGACCATAAGTGAGATCCTCAGATCCGGCGCTGAAAAAGCGGAAAAGATCGCCCGGGCGACTCTGGAGGAAGTCAGGGAAGTCATGAACCTGCCTACAAGGGAGAGACTATAA